A region of the Solanum stenotomum isolate F172 unplaced genomic scaffold, ASM1918654v1 scaffold37042, whole genome shotgun sequence genome:
TCCAAAATAATGTATATAAAGTTTGATAGGCAACACTTTCTCTCGTTTAATAGATCTTACAACACGCAAATTCAACTAAAGTATTTGCATGAATTGTCATTATTTTAGGGTGGTCTTTATATTTTgcctcatttaaaaaaattgcacaTCAAATATACTTGTTTATGACCTAATTTGCTCGAAGTAAGTTCTCTGAACTTTTATATCTCACAATATACGTTTAGTAGGAATTAAGTTAAGGCATGATCAATTGTGTAGTATTTCTATAATTAATCCGCTCAACATAAGAttagaaacttttttttttctcttaggACATAAGTTTTGTAAGAATTGAGATATTTCTTTTACGACATAATTTGTAGATTGtgaaactcattttttttgccTATTACAACATAAATTCTCTAGGAATTAAGTGATATAGCATAACtcaactttttttgttttataagaCATAACTTGTAACATTATGATACAAAAATTAAAGGCATAATGACTTGAAAGACCCTTATACTTGACTCCGTTTGACAGTTGAATCCTCATACTCATCACTTTGCcaactaaaccctaaacccatcAAAATACAACATTTTAAGCCCTTTTCTCCTCCGGTCAGTGTGCGTGTAATGGACGCGATTACACGTGAAATTTCACATCATTTTTAGTGCCACATGCGAAATTAAgtgctaaaaaaataaaaagaaatcaaatagatcaattttttaatttcttaaacttttcaaatagtcatcttcttcatatttgGTCACAAATTGAGCACTAGATTCATACCCGATAGATCAAATTCTTCTTGATTTAACTTGTAAATTCAACTACAAGTTCATCAACACAAGCTCAATGAACcccaatcaaatttttttaattaattttacaaattcacaagacccatttattattttttaagccttttcaaacttatcaatggagttttaaaattttcaatggTCACAATCATCCTTCACATTATCCGCATCTCCTCATTGAAACCATCTAATAAAAGAATGatactaatatttttcaaacctaAAAAAcgaaaattttagaagaagttGAGGGTactgatttgtataaaaaaaaaaagaagaagaagaggcggAGCAGAGTGAATGTGAGGCTGGAGAAAGAAGAATGGGctggagaaagaagaaagttgagGGCTGTGGTGAGGGGTAGAGGAGAGAGGGctggtggagaagaagaaatggTGGGTGTGGGTGAAAGAGGGTTGAAGAagataatttcattttttaattttgttaaattgaattttttaaaactaaaatattgattttactCGCTTTCAAGCGTGTGTAATCACGCATATTTCCAACTCACCAATATTAATGTCACATAAGCtcggtcaatggtcagaggggtttaaaatattgtattttgatGAGTTTAAGGGTTTGGTTGACAAAGTGATGAGTAGGAGGGTCCAACTGACAAACGGAGCCAAGTACAAGGGTCTCCCAGGTCATTCCGCCAAAATTAAAAAccatcaaatttaagaaaatcaattaaaaatcaccacaaaatataaatatttacgtGAATAACTCAAACCAATTTAGGTTAGTCGGGGTGAATATGATTCATTTGTCCTTAAATTCTTAGATTCGAGAGCATGAAGCGAGAGTTTTTTTTAGTAGgcaatatttctttctttaataATCTTACATAtcgatatcaaattaaaaatacccTAACTAAAGCATTTATCGAAGATTGTAGTGAATTAATAGAATATCTCCTCTATTACCGAGGTTTAGGGTTCGAGCCTCGATCTTATGCACAAATCCAAATTAATTGTGACAAAAGTCATACGTTACACACGAGAAAAAAAAGACACGTGTAAATGTTTTTGCTTAAACACAAGACAAACGCAGTTATATCAATAAAAACAATCAGGCATTTCATTAGTCTTAAATTGTTCGGAGTATCAGACAATTCCATTAAGACTAAAAATTCAAGAATCAGAAAACTGAAAATCTCTTCAATGGCGTCGAAGAGACGTGATTTTTGTATGATTGATGAACTTGGTGCCAAGAAAAAAGCAAAGGTTGATGAAGCTGAAGAAGACGATACATCACAGCTTCCAGTAGCTCCATCGAGGGTTCTCCTTAACGCTGCCGATTGTGATTTAGGCAAGAACATAACATTCCCCTTTTCTTCGTTTACATTTTGAATTGTCACTTAATTTTTTGGGATACCCTTTTCATATGACAAATTTTAGAAACCCCTGTATGTGTTTTTGTTTAATGCTTTGTGCGTTTGGTATGGtatggttaattttttttctttgaaatggATGGTAAACCCTAACCCTACTGTGAAAAGATAGACGACTTAGGGTAGTACTAGAAGTGGAAGATATCAAACTGAGCTATATATTTTCAACTAAGAAACTGTTATCAATATTGTCAAACAACTCATCACCAAGTCACTTTAATTTCGTCTTACAAAACGCAGCCTTTATCCCTGATGTTTTCATAAGAATGGGTGATCTTTCGTTTTTTCAGTCTCATCTTGTTGTACTAATTTTATTGGTATGACAATTGACAATATCAAATCATGGTATCATAGTCTCCTCTTTGTTTTTCCTGTATCTGGGACATGTGTGAGGAGGTTTGAATATGACATACTATAATAGAATTGTGGGATGAATCCCAAATGACAATCAAAGATGAAAGATGAAATTTTGCTGAGGTTTGACAAGTCACCTTTAATGGCATCAGTACAATTGTTTAATGTGGATCAACACTAGTGCTTGAAGGTTGGTGTCAACTTTTAAAATGTGCATAACCATAATCAATATCTCCTCTTTTGTAATGTATGGGGTACATTGGATAGCAAGGTGCATAATTGCTGAATAGAAAAGACTACAATAACTCCTGTTTGGATTTTAAATTTTCACAAAAAGATACTATCTTGAATTATGTTTATGATAATTTCCCAACAACGTTTAGTTCATCTAGACTTACATTTATGGAACTCAGCTTTGTCTTAGGTAGATTCTACTATTAGTTGTTGAGTCATATTGGGTATTGGAACCGGAAGGCCAAGATAGGTTTTATGAGCATTCTTTCATGGGAACAAGTGAGCTGAAAAGAAAGTCATATTGGGTATTGGAACCGGAAGGCCAAAATAGGTTTTATGAGCATTCTTTTATGGGAACAAGTGAGctgaaaagaaaattttcatgAGTATTCGATATAGTGATCAAATAATCCCGGATGGTGGGGGGTTAGCCATTAGCGTGTGTGTTTGAGTAAATGGACTATACTAGATTTATTGCAGCTTACGTTTCCAAAGTCAATGGCAAGAacatgaaagtttttttttgaactaatttaaaatagCGCTCTACCCAGATTTGAACCCAGGTCTCATGGGCGGTTCCTCTAGCTTGTGCCAGCAGTGCAATGACACTCCTATTATGAGGACATGAAAGTTACTTTATTAAATCCGGAGATTTTGTGGCAACCATGTAATTTATGTTGTGCATGAATATCTGGCTTGGTGTATGGCGCTTCCTTGTGACTTGTTGAACAAAACTGTGATTTTGTTTGGTAGTAGGTATAACAATTGTCCATGTTTAGGTGAGTATATGTTGCTTGTGCATAGTTTTCTTCTGCTGAGTTACAGTTGGACTACTTTTTTAAACTTGAGACTGGACTTTGGGGATGGGAGAACTAGAAAATATTAGAGAGCCAATTAGCCAGTGGCTGAGTGGCATATCTGTTTGCTGTGTTTTTATTTGAAGGTGTTATTTTTTGGTCTATTCATCAATGTATTGTGTTTTGATGTGGATTGTTTTATCTTTCAGATTTCAATGTTGAAGGAAATGGACTACTAGGTTCAGGGCTTTATGAACATGGATTTGCGTATTGTTGGTCAGGTGCTCGAGCCAATATGGGAATCACTGGAGGAAAGTACTGCTTTGGTTGCAAAATTGTTGCAGAGCAGCCCGTAAACATGGAAGATACACCACTAGACCAACAACAGATCTGTCGTGTTGGCATCTCAAGGGGAGATGATGCTGTAGGAAACCTTGGGGAAACCCTGCACAGTTTTGGGTTTGGAGGTACTGGAAAATTTTCAAGTCAAGGAAAGTTTTCTAATTATGGTGAAAGATTTGGGGTTGGTGACACAATAATTTGTTGTGTTGACCTTGAGTCCAGCCCTCTGGCTTCCATAGGTTTCTCTAAAAATGGAAAGTGGCTGGGAACATCAAAGCAATTTAATGCAGGACCAGGTCCAACTGGTCTTGAAGTGGTGGATTGTCCAATGAAAAATCTACATTGGCATTCAGCTCTTTTCCCTCATGTGTTGCTTAAAAATGTAGTTGTGCACATGCAGTTTAACATAGATGACGGACTAGCTCCAGTAGAAGGATATAAACCGTGGTCTTGTGCCATGGAAGATGGGAAAGCCATTCCTGGCCCTAGTTTTGCGAATCTGTGCGATTGTGAAGTTATGATGCTGGTAGGACTACCTGCTTCCGGTAAGAGTACCTGGGCTGAGAAATGGGTTAAGGAACATCCAGAAAAGCGATATGTTTTGCTTGGAACTAATTTAGCTTTGGATCTAATGAAGGTATCATATTTTACTGCGCCTTTTTTGCTTTTAAAATAGAGTGATGCTGgtgttttttcatttattagCAACAGGAAAACTTGTGCTTCAGTTGCTATTTCCATAACAAGTAATGCATCTCCTTAACAGGTTCCTGGTTTGCAGCGAAAACAAAACTATGTTGGAAGATTTGAACGTTTAATGGATCGTGCTACTGGTATATTCAACACTCTTTTGTCTAGGGCTTCCCAGATTCCTCGTAATTTCATAATTGATCAGACAAATGTCTACAAAAATGCCCGGAAGCGCAAATTGAAGCCCTTTGCAAACTATAAGAAGGTACAGCAGTTGTTCTCAGTTCTCACTAAGGGAGCACTTTTAGGATGATAAGAGTCTGTGCTGACTTCTCTCCTAATAGGCCTTTAACGAAGCATCCTAATATCTCTGTTTGTTTTGCCTCTGAATCAGATAGCTGTTGTGATTGTTCCAACACCTGAAGAGCTCAAGTTCCGTGGTGAGAAGCGGTTCAAAGAAATGGGGAAAGAAGTTCCTGCCGAAGCAGTAAATCAGATGTTAGGTACCACAGAGATTGATGTTCCGTGTTTGCACACACTTTATAGCTCTCTAATCTGTTGTCTTATATTATTTCCCCTTTTCTTGTGTAACCTATAATATTTTCCTTGCAGTGAATTTTGTTTTACCTATGAGCAAAGACATGCCTCGAGCAGATGAGTACTTTGATGAGGTGAATGATTTCAGAACAGCAATTCCAGTCCTGTAAATTTTTGTCTTCATGTTTCTCATTCATGCTGTTctctatttttcttgtcataGGTACGATTTGAAGAACTTGGCAGGGCGGAGGCTCAGAGATGCTTGGATGAGATGAAAGCAAACTTGAATTCAAACAAGGAAGTTACCCCTTATTCTCGTGAAAGTTCTGTGCAGTCACATAATAGCCTGTCGATGCAGTACCCTTTTGAGGCATACCAGCAGTCGTACAGTGGTTCATCACCACACAGTCTCAGAAATATACCAGGTCCTTTGGCTTCTTCTTTGTGAAACTTGTATCACTGTTTTGCTTGTATTTCTTGGAAAACCCATGCTTATCTATTTTAACTTTGGATAGGTGGACATCTAAATAGTTCGTATGCTCAGCCTCCACTTCAAGCACCTCATGAAACCTTCTACGCAACCCCTTCCAGTTACAACCCCATAGGTGATTTCGGTCACCATGGAAGTCACAGTGCCTACGGTGATTCAAGGGGATATGACATCGAAGTTAGATCAGCTATCCATGGAGGGATCTATGAGTCTCGTGTGGGTTCTGGAGCTTGGAATGCAGCTGAGTTACACCAGAGCAGCATGAATGATCCCTACCTGAGTATGTCTGGTGGTTCTGGAGCTCGGAATGCAGCTGAGTTACACCAGAGCAGCATGAATGATCCCAACCTGAGGATGTCTGGTGGTTCTGGAGCTTGGAATGCAGCTGAGTTACACCAGAGCAGCATGAATGATCCCAACCTGAGGATGTCTGGTGGTTTCGGAGCTCAGAATGCAGCTGAGTTACACCAGAGCAGCATGAACGATCCCAACCTGAGGATGTCTGGTGGTTCTGGAGCTCAGAATGCAGCTGAATTACACCAGAGCAGCATGAATGATCCCAACCTGAGGATGTTTGGTGGTTCTGGAGCTCAGAATGCAGCTGAGTTACACCAGGGCAGCATGAATGATCCCAACCTGAGGATGTCTGGTGGTTCTGGATATCTACCTCCTGATTCAAGAGGACCGTTTGAATCGGGGATGGCTACACCATATGGTAACTGATCTATTGCCTTTTTTTGGACTCCATTTTCATATTACCTGCATTTTAATAGCTTATCCctgataaaaatggaaaaaaatctAGGAAAGAGAAAACCATTGGAAACAAGTGGAATACATTTGGTAGTTTGACTTTTTAAGCTTCACATAACTTTTGGTGACACAGTAGTTCACATGATTGTATAAGGGGAGTGACAATGTGTGATGTATTGCATTATTTGCCTCGACTGTTTGAACGTTGACTTAGTTTGCAAATTTTCTGATGTGATAAAGAGTATAAGcaaattttttagtagtgtctGGTCGAATGTAGAAAGCAATTGTAGTCAGAGGTAGAgtggttgtttctgatagactcTCGGCTCAAGATAAAAAGAGTTCAGAAAAAGAAGTAATGGAAAATAAAGTAAACAACAGATAGTACCAGTTATTGGAGAGAACTCTTCAAACTATTATTTGGCTTATTGGACTGTGATTCTTCATGTATACATAGGCTCACCATGTATTTCTGGCATAATCATTGTTGTTAAGGAGAACAAACAAGTTCTAATTTTACTTGTTCTGTCTTTCCATTAGGCTTTCGCTCTGTCTTTCCATCAGGCTTTTCTCAAGGGGTTCCAGCTCCGAGGCCACAACATGAAAATTATCCCTCTGGAGCACAATATCCTGGGGTATACGCTCCACAAGGGGTTCCAGCTCCGTGGCCACCACATGAAAATTATCCCTCTGGAGCACAGCATCCTGGGGTATATGCTCCACCTGGTCCCAGATACTACTGATTGTGGAAACTGCATGAAATTCAGAAACACTGAATATGATTGCTTGTTTTTAATTTACTAAAGAATCAATTGGTGTTAGCATATAGAGAGGTTGGTTAGGATTTCGGAACTGGATCATATAATTTGTGTATACTCATCATATGCATATGGAGGCTAACTTTGGGATTTTTGGAGTTCTATTGAGAAAATGTAAACTATTACCATCTTAAGTTCTGTCTcttgtgtttttacttttttcctttcttgaGATAATGCAGCTACATCACACCCCTTCGATGGACCCTGCTAACGCGGGAGTGCTTTGTGCATGGGGGTGCTCCGTTTTTGTGATAACGGTAGTGCTTATGTCGAGCTTGTGAATACCTCGAGTATACTACTGAATACATGTCTACTTTATATCGACACAGGTACTGAGTaacatatttttctctctattgCGATTTGAACTCTAGTTTGCCATAGTTTTCAACCATTTCATTGACTCctacatcatttttttaatctgaGGCGACAGGAGTTGCAGGTATAGGAAAAAGGTTCTTCACTTTTCCCCATCCTTCATTTGATTATCtacttcttgtttttctttcactttcttCCCTGGTGTTTtaacaacaataatggctacaattGTATGGATATATTCTCACAAACGACAGTGATCGGTGAGGTTCTTCAATGAATTCTTATGTTCCTTTGTTTGCTACTTCTGAAAATTTTTGTTCATCAATCTATCCATGTGAACCACCAAAAGTCAAGTACAAGACCAACCTACAACTGCTTTTCCTTCTGTATCTTTTTGAGGCTTGCTGGGTTGTATATGGTGTCCGCAAACTTGCAGTGCCATCTTATCTGAGTAGTATCTGATTTTCATGGAGTACAATTTTTTTAGCTTTAACTTCTTTGATGTGTATCTATTTATGGatactttttaaataaatatcattATTTAGGTATTTGGAATTATATTAGatctcctttattttttttttctttaatttctcgGGGTCTACATGGTGTTGCTATCGGAtctatttattaaaaagaatCGATTCAATACATTTCTTATGTACCTTAGTTGAACCATAAATAAACTAGAACCTTTATACAGATCTTGATCGAAACAACTATCAATTAAGTGGGCAAGTTGGTTTGGATGCTACCATCATTAAGAAACAGAGCTTTCCATTCAAGTTGGAACTTGGAAGTTCCTCTCATTTCCTTCTcgcaaatgaaatgaaatgttatGTTGGCTGAACAACATCATAATacttaaaagaacaaaaacCGATAAGTGAATAGTTAAGACACCAAACTTAATAACGttttgaatagttaaaaatCTATACTAAAAAGGACTATTTTAGACCTATGGACTATTTATGGTATTTTCTCCTAGTCTTGCTacttttatgtttttggtgAGTTATAGAAGAACTCTCTAATAATTTAGATAAAAGCAATACTTCACTTAAGGATTGCTAGCACAAAATTTTCAATGACAACATCCATCAAAGTTCTTTGTTTAGTGCTTTGTCTTGCTCTTATGTATGAAGGCATTGAGAGTTCCATGTGCAATCCTGGTATTGAAATTAGCCAAGCAAAATTAGGAATGAGTAAAGGACAACAAGTATGGAATGCAACTCTTTCAAATACATGCACATGTACTCTACTTCTAAGTGAAATTGAGTATTACTAATTTCGATTCTGTCACTAAAATTAACACTACTATCATCTCCAAGTCTCACGATGATATCTACACGTTAATGATGGTCTTCCAATTTATGCACAAATAAGTGTCTTTTTTATTTATGCTGGAAATAATCTCGATGTTACACTAAATGACCTTACGGAGGTTTGTTCATGAACATATATGAAAGagaattcaataaaaaataaaaaaatactctcTAGGCAttctaatttctcaatttttatcGGAGCGACGTCGTTCTATGAATCCCTAACTAAACCCCTCAGTCATCAGTCTCTTGTTCTTCTGATTCAAAAACAGATAGCAAATCAAAGAGACGAACACGAAGTAATTCATATATGATTCGTCCTCGAACCCTACTGTTTTACTGCTCAAACTCATCATCAATCTCTCACAGATGGATTTCTTCCACAACGCAACTCCATGGTTCATGGATCAACAATATTAAAGGTGTATTCACCGGCCAAAAAACCTCCCCTGATGCCGCCAAAGTACCCATTTCCGAGTCATTCACTCTCCTTCGTAAGTTTTCTACACCACTTTAACCATAGTAAATGTAGATTATTGGCTTCAAtcaggatttgaagtttatgtgTTCGAGATTCTAGTTTTTTTAAGTTATTGTGTACTCACTctgtttgaatttaggatttgcGGATGAATTGGGCAGAGCAAAGAAGTTGGGGACTCTGAAGCAGTATGTAGTAGGGAGAGGTAGTGAAGTTACATTTGCTGATGCTTTTGAGAAGCAGCAGGCTATACTTCAATATCTTGGTGCATTGGATCCCACTGGAGAGGTATTATACCCATTTACTTCATCTCTCTCCATTTTAGTATGGTCGATCCTGTAGTAATCTAATTAAATGCCAAGCTGTTTAGCTAATAAgtattaacaaatattttatgtaGTTATTGTACCTGAACTGTTCCCTCtggttttctttttgtttctttggaTTCTAGCTAAGTGGAATCCTTATATCAGTTCTGGAATCATAAAGCAGTTGGATTTGTTATAAACATGCCTATGAAGTGATTGACTAGGAGCGGAGGTTTTACCCTATgcgcgaaagcaaggggtttgtcttctgggtcgagcttgtcgcaccgggcttgcctagtgcgggttacctctcctaggtggtttgcgagctattgcataggagcaggggttttaccctgtaaaaaaaaaaaaagtgattgaCTAGGAGTGTTGAGTTGAATGATGGATTTTAGGGGTAACCGTTGATGTTGGTCTGGTTCTGTTTTAAAGTTTTAGTTCCTCTAGGCACATAATAAAGTATTGTAAAGTGCAGTTGGGAGGAGGAACCTATTTGATCAGGAAGTAGATAAATCTGCTCAACCTTTATGCAGAATTGAGAATTGAAGGTGCTAGGCAATAGACCTAATTCTTTGAAGTGGAGACCAGAAGAAATCGATAATAGTTTCTATTAATTTACATGACAAACTTAAATGATATTACAACAGTTTATGCAAACAGAGGAAATGAACAACGTTGCCCATGTAAAATGAAATGGAGGTCAAAAGCTTCTCCTAGAACAGCATGGTTACAATGAATTGCTATGTCTGCGGCCTTTGTCACTCAGTGCAACCTGTAGAAAATAGGTTAGTTTGTCCAACAGGTTTTTATTGCGCTGGAGAAATATGAAAGGCCATATCACCTATTCATATCACTGTAATTATAATTGGGACATCCGGTATGTTCCTAAGCATATTTGGAGTGTAGCTGTTTATGCCAGGATCAGCTAACTACACAGTTGAAAGCTGGCAAGTGCCGAAAGTTGAAAGGAGAAGCAGACACGCATGAAAGTCACAGTACACCAACAAATAGTTTTTGCTAAATGTCCAAAGAAAGAATTCATAGATCTTTTGAATACAAAGTCATGACT
Encoded here:
- the LOC125852554 gene encoding uncharacterized protein LOC125852554 isoform X2; protein product: MASKRRDFCMIDELGAKKKAKVDEAEEDDTSQLPVAPSRVLLNAADCDLDFNVEGNGLLGSGLYEHGFAYCWSGARANMGITGGKYCFGCKIVAEQPVNMEDTPLDQQQICRVGISRGDDAVGNLGETLHSFGFGGTGKFSSQGKFSNYGERFGVGDTIICCVDLESSPLASIGFSKNGKWLGTSKQFNAGPGPTGLEVVDCPMKNLHWHSALFPHVLLKNVVVHMQFNIDDGLAPVEGYKPWSCAMEDGKAIPGPSFANLCDCEVMMLVGLPASGKSTWAEKWVKEHPEKRYVLLGTNLALDLMKVPGLQRKQNYVGRFERLMDRATGIFNTLLSRASQIPRNFIIDQTNVYKNARKRKLKPFANYKKIAVVIVPTPEELKFRGEKRFKEMGKEVPAEAVNQMLVNFVLPMSKDMPRADEYFDEVRFEELGRAEAQRCLDEMKANLNSNKEVTPYSRESSVQSHNSLSMQYPFEAYQQSYSGSSPHSLRNIPGGHLNSSYAQPPLQAPHETFYATPSSYNPIGDFGHHGSHSAYGDSRGYDIEVRSAIHGGIYESRVGSGAWNAAELHQSSMNDPYLSMSGGSGARNAAELHQSSMNDPNLRMSGGSGAWNAAELHQSSMNDPNLRMSGGFGAQNAAELHQSSMNDPNLRMSGGSGAQNAAELHQSSMNDPNLRMFGGSGAQNAAELHQGSMNDPNLRMSGGSGYLPPDSRGPFESGMATPYGFSQGVPAPRPQHENYPSGAQYPGVYAPQGVPAPWPPHENYPSGAQHPGVYAPPGPRYY
- the LOC125852554 gene encoding uncharacterized protein LOC125852554 isoform X1, translated to MASKRRDFCMIDELGAKKKAKVDEAEEDDTSQLPVAPSRVLLNAADCDLDFNVEGNGLLGSGLYEHGFAYCWSGARANMGITGGKYCFGCKIVAEQPVNMEDTPLDQQQICRVGISRGDDAVGNLGETLHSFGFGGTGKFSSQGKFSNYGERFGVGDTIICCVDLESSPLASIGFSKNGKWLGTSKQFNAGPGPTGLEVVDCPMKNLHWHSALFPHVLLKNVVVHMQFNIDDGLAPVEGYKPWSCAMEDGKAIPGPSFANLCDCEVMMLVGLPASGKSTWAEKWVKEHPEKRYVLLGTNLALDLMKVPGLQRKQNYVGRFERLMDRATGIFNTLLSRASQIPRNFIIDQTNVYKNARKRKLKPFANYKKIAVVIVPTPEELKFRGEKRFKEMGKEVPAEAVNQMLVNFVLPMSKDMPRADEYFDEVRFEELGRAEAQRCLDEMKANLNSNKEVTPYSRESSVQSHNSLSMQYPFEAYQQSYSGSSPHSLRNIPGGHLNSSYAQPPLQAPHETFYATPSSYNPIGDFGHHGSHSAYGDSRGYDIEVRSAIHGGIYESRVGSGAWNAAELHQSSMNDPYLSMSGGSGARNAAELHQSSMNDPNLRMSGGSGAWNAAELHQSSMNDPNLRMSGGFGAQNAAELHQSSMNDPNLRMSGGSGAQNAAELHQSSMNDPNLRMFGGSGAQNAAELHQGSMNDPNLRMSGGSGYLPPDSRGPFESGMATPYGFRSVFPSGFSQGVPAPRPQHENYPSGAQYPGVYAPQGVPAPWPPHENYPSGAQHPGVYAPPGPRYY
- the LOC125852552 gene encoding uncharacterized protein LOC125852552; this translates as MIRPRTLLFYCSNSSSISHRWISSTTQLHGSWINNIKGVFTGQKTSPDAAKVPISESFTLLRFADELGRAKKLGTLKQYVVGRGSEVTFADAFEKQQAILQYLGALDPTGENLQTIQKQQAAKHCKCTIVDVENMLAKFTWAKEAQMKLEKMKEEGKPLPKSMAEVQKLMGSSPLDVARSNMAKSGQISRNAFCPCGSKKRYKRCCGKDSTF